A single genomic interval of Labrus mixtus chromosome 6, fLabMix1.1, whole genome shotgun sequence harbors:
- the LOC132975615 gene encoding protein FAM161A-like isoform X1, which yields MYRSPSLENKELIALYGGDREDFFVGDENCGIENYDLRSECNEEAKGCRRVRRSLSLEIYGLQREQHVFFSNQEYYRRLEELKSAHLRNMAELERMYISQGRGENDGGVVRGENSEARLPVSSGSVRKLQRINSQEELDFHETSSGSDQSEFCGADSMGELELDNPRRSHDWDQPFGREILLSPEELTTQKQFRFQPKASFSNLREKKSRQSGVRVRSNSKVTVPKPFQMMLREEERKRHRVRTRSEVELENTLLRQELEELRECQKQFRASPAPAHIHVPLFKVVSRRSSQRSCRSRSDNNNNNTDKSNQGSNSSSPQPFHFLERERRKREVKIAAELGKQGPKEERQAFRARPMPSSVYGTRHKADSKTASRQTQSPAWTQEKDVTESDPNSDMEQDVLHSMSDTDPDSCRAERCPYSKPVKKQLEVSIEMVKEREWSYIDPL from the exons ATGTACCGATCACCCTCTCTGGAAAACAAAGAATTAATAGCTTTGTATGGAGGGGATAGAGAGGATTTCTTTGTCGGGGACGAAAACTGTGGCATTGAG AACTATGACCTGAGATCAGAGTGCAATGAGGAGGCAAAAGGGTGCAGGAGGGTTCGCAGGTCTCTGTCCCTGGAAATCTACGGCCTTCAGAGGGAGCAGCATGTGTTCTTCTCCAACCAGGAGTACTACAGACGACTAGAGGAGCTGAAAAGTGCTCACCTGAGGAACATGGCCGAGCTGGAGAGGATGTACATCAGCCAGGGCCGGGGGGAGAACGACGGGGGGGTCGTAAGAGGAGAGAACAGTGAGGCCAGACTGCCAGTAAG TAGCGGCTCAGTGAGGAAACTCCAGAGGATCAactcccaggaggagctggacttCCACGAGACATCGAGCggttctgaccaatcagaattcTGTGGGGCGGACAGCATGGGGGAACTAGAGCTGGACAATCCAAGAAGATCTCATGACTGGGACCAACCCTTTGGAAG aGAGATCCTTCTGAGCCCTGAAGAATTGACAACACAGAAGCAGTTTCGGTTCCAGCCAAAGGCCTCCTTTTCCAATTTGCGGGAAAAAAAGTCCCGTCAAAGTGGGGTCAGGGTCCGCTCAAACTCCAAGGTCACCGTGCCCAAACCCTTTCAGAtgatgctgagagaggaggagaggaagaggcacCGGGTGCGGACCCGTTCTGAGGTCGAGCTAGAGAACACACTGCTAAGACAGGAGTTGGAAGAGCTCAGAGAATGCCAGAAACAGTTCAGGGCATCACCTGCACCAGCACACATACATGTTCCTCTCTTCAAAGTTGTCAGCCGCCGCTCCAGTCAGCGCTCTTGCCGAAGCAGAAgtgacaacaataacaacaacacagacaaaagcaACCAGGGATCGAATTCTTCTTCGCCACAGCCTTTCCATTTCCTAGAaagggagagaagaaagagggaggTGAAGATTGCAGCAGAGCTGGGGAAGCAGGGACCCAAAGAGGAACGGCAGGCGTTCAGGGCTCGGCCCATGCCCAGCTCAGTGTACGGCACCAGACACAAAGCGGACAGCAAAACAGCAAGCCGCCAGACCCAGTCTCCAGCCTGGACACAGGAGAAGGATGTCACTGAAAGTGATCCAAACTCTGACATGGAGCAAGACGTGCTCCACTCTATGTCAGATACCGATCCTGATTCTTGCAGGGCCGAGAGATGTCCATACTCCAAGCCGGTGAAAAAGCAGTTAGAGGTCTCCATTGAAATGGTTAAAGAAAGGGAGTGGTCGTACATCGATCCGCTATAA
- the LOC132975615 gene encoding protein FAM161A-like isoform X2, whose translation MYRSPSLENKELIALYGGDREDFFVGDENCGIENYDLRSECNEEAKGCRRVRRSLSLEIYGLQREQHVFFSNQEYYRRLEELKSAHLRNMAELERMYISQGRGENDGGVVRGENSEARLPVSGSVRKLQRINSQEELDFHETSSGSDQSEFCGADSMGELELDNPRRSHDWDQPFGREILLSPEELTTQKQFRFQPKASFSNLREKKSRQSGVRVRSNSKVTVPKPFQMMLREEERKRHRVRTRSEVELENTLLRQELEELRECQKQFRASPAPAHIHVPLFKVVSRRSSQRSCRSRSDNNNNNTDKSNQGSNSSSPQPFHFLERERRKREVKIAAELGKQGPKEERQAFRARPMPSSVYGTRHKADSKTASRQTQSPAWTQEKDVTESDPNSDMEQDVLHSMSDTDPDSCRAERCPYSKPVKKQLEVSIEMVKEREWSYIDPL comes from the exons ATGTACCGATCACCCTCTCTGGAAAACAAAGAATTAATAGCTTTGTATGGAGGGGATAGAGAGGATTTCTTTGTCGGGGACGAAAACTGTGGCATTGAG AACTATGACCTGAGATCAGAGTGCAATGAGGAGGCAAAAGGGTGCAGGAGGGTTCGCAGGTCTCTGTCCCTGGAAATCTACGGCCTTCAGAGGGAGCAGCATGTGTTCTTCTCCAACCAGGAGTACTACAGACGACTAGAGGAGCTGAAAAGTGCTCACCTGAGGAACATGGCCGAGCTGGAGAGGATGTACATCAGCCAGGGCCGGGGGGAGAACGACGGGGGGGTCGTAAGAGGAGAGAACAGTGAGGCCAGACTGCCAGTAAG CGGCTCAGTGAGGAAACTCCAGAGGATCAactcccaggaggagctggacttCCACGAGACATCGAGCggttctgaccaatcagaattcTGTGGGGCGGACAGCATGGGGGAACTAGAGCTGGACAATCCAAGAAGATCTCATGACTGGGACCAACCCTTTGGAAG aGAGATCCTTCTGAGCCCTGAAGAATTGACAACACAGAAGCAGTTTCGGTTCCAGCCAAAGGCCTCCTTTTCCAATTTGCGGGAAAAAAAGTCCCGTCAAAGTGGGGTCAGGGTCCGCTCAAACTCCAAGGTCACCGTGCCCAAACCCTTTCAGAtgatgctgagagaggaggagaggaagaggcacCGGGTGCGGACCCGTTCTGAGGTCGAGCTAGAGAACACACTGCTAAGACAGGAGTTGGAAGAGCTCAGAGAATGCCAGAAACAGTTCAGGGCATCACCTGCACCAGCACACATACATGTTCCTCTCTTCAAAGTTGTCAGCCGCCGCTCCAGTCAGCGCTCTTGCCGAAGCAGAAgtgacaacaataacaacaacacagacaaaagcaACCAGGGATCGAATTCTTCTTCGCCACAGCCTTTCCATTTCCTAGAaagggagagaagaaagagggaggTGAAGATTGCAGCAGAGCTGGGGAAGCAGGGACCCAAAGAGGAACGGCAGGCGTTCAGGGCTCGGCCCATGCCCAGCTCAGTGTACGGCACCAGACACAAAGCGGACAGCAAAACAGCAAGCCGCCAGACCCAGTCTCCAGCCTGGACACAGGAGAAGGATGTCACTGAAAGTGATCCAAACTCTGACATGGAGCAAGACGTGCTCCACTCTATGTCAGATACCGATCCTGATTCTTGCAGGGCCGAGAGATGTCCATACTCCAAGCCGGTGAAAAAGCAGTTAGAGGTCTCCATTGAAATGGTTAAAGAAAGGGAGTGGTCGTACATCGATCCGCTATAA